A stretch of DNA from Triticum dicoccoides isolate Atlit2015 ecotype Zavitan chromosome 2A, WEW_v2.0, whole genome shotgun sequence:
TGGACGGACTTAGCCCAGTGCACCGAGCCCACGGGACCTTTCAACCAGCGGCAAATCGAACCACGGCCAGGATCTCGTACATATCGCCAGCCGGGGACGGCGACACCGCGCCCGCCGCACCAGCACAGGTGTCGCGGCGCGCCCGACACGAGTGCTCGCATGCGTCCCACGCGGCCGCTCCAGCTCCGGCCTCCTCCACGTAAACCCATGCACCGCGCTCCTCTATAAcctcactccccttcccctcgctcCCTTCACTCACAGCGAGCGTGCTCCGGTACTTCCCCTCCCTCCACACGCACCTTCGTTCCCATGGCGGCTGACCACCACAGAGACAGGGGCGTcctaggcggcggcggcgccttcGGCGACCGCAGTGGCCACGGAGGCTACGGCGGCGACCAccacgagcagcagcagcagaagcagcccgCGATGATGTGCGCTCTGAAGGCCGCGACGGCGGCCACGGCAGCCGGGTCACTGCTGGTGCTGTCCGGGCTGATCCTGGCCGGCACCGTCATCGCGCTCACCGTGGCGACGCCCGTGCTGGTCATCTTCAGCCCGGTGCTGGTGCCGGCGGCCATCGCGCTGGCGCTCATGTCCGCGGGGTTCGTGACGTCCGGCGGGCTGGGCGTGGCGGCGCTGTCCGTGTTCTCGTGGATGTACAAGTACCTCACCGGCAAGCACCCGCCGGGCGCCGACCAGCTGGACCACGCCAAGGCGCGGCTCGCGTCCAAGGCCCGCGACATCAAGGACGCCGCGCAGACCCGCATCGACCAGGCGCAGGGGGCTTGAGGAGGAGGTTCGTGCTCCGGCGCGCGGCCGATGCGTGGATGATGATAAACGACATAGCGCACGGTTGCTGATCCGTGCGCGCGTTTgatcgccgccgcgcccgccgcgcgAGCAAGTCGACGACGTTTACCACCTGTTTGTGCTATCCGACCGAGTGCGTGTTTAGACTTCTGTTGCGAACTAGTTGTCCTAGTAGTGCTCTAGCAGTATGTTTCCGTGGTCGAAGTTTGGAGAGGGTCTGGATGCTGGGTGTACTATGGTGTGTGCTTGTGGATGTCCGAGTTTATGATGAATAAATTGCCGAGTTTGGGCAACTGTGCTTGTGGATGCCTCTTATCTCTTTTCACAAAAAAAAAGGATGTGCAGAAGAGACAAGGTCCTTCTGTTTGTTTCTACATGACTCTAAAATCAACTTAATACCAACTTACCAAGTGGGTATGGTACTGGCATTAATTCCCTGTGCAAGCATACGGTTAATTTGTTTAACAAGAGATCTGATCTCGTAGAGATGAACAATAATGTAGTGCAACATAGTGTTTATGAAACGTTTGAAGTGAACATTTGAAGTGAACACACAGAGCAAtgcttttccttctttttttccaTGAAGGAAATGCTTGTCGATGTTTCTAGTACTTGTATCGCATTCGGAGTGACTGAATACTCTGTTGTGATTTACGGACGAGCGGTTTGTAGATGGGGAGATTGTTCAAAGATCCGTCTCTAGAAAGGAAAACAAAGGTGTTTCAGGCGACGACTGAATACTCTGCTGCCCTGTTCTGATGTGATATACCACACGAGCGGTTTGTTGTGATTTACGAATACTGCTGCTCTGTTCTGTAGTGATATACGTAAAACACGAGTGGGGTTTGTTGTGATTTACACACGAGCGCTTTGTGGATGGGGAGATTGTTCAAAGAGATCTCTTGTCAAGGAGATTGCTCAAAGATCTTCAGAAAAGAAAGACGAAGGTGGAGCCTGTGACACAAATAGCAAGGAGCCTGTGGCACAGAGCAAAAGATGGGCCAAAGTTCGAGAGCAAATGCACcttatttttcttctctttctaGTTCAAGGCTCTATAAGATTGAGGCTTAATTATCTCTAATTAAGCTCTCGTGTTTTCTAGTTGGTAAAATAGAGAAAAAATTGTACACGACATACATGGCAATAAAGTTTATCTTTTTAATACATATCAAGATTATTTGATATAATTATATGATATCGAGCTAAAATCAAGCGAGCGGTTGAATCAAGATCAACTCATTTCTCCATCAAGCTACTTAAAGTGTTCATACTCGGCTCTTTTTTTCAAAGTCGGTCTCGGTCAAGCCAAAATATGAGTCGATCTTGCGCCGCTCAAGCCAAAAAACAAGTCAATTCCAAGTGGCTCACGAACCTTGAGCTTTTATTGCAGCCCTACTTGTGTCAACGGTTCGGCGCTCGGTAGTGGGTGTGGGCTCTCCTTTGTAGTCGCAGTAGTGGCTTgggatgttgggaaacgtagtagaattttaaaattttctacccgtcaccaagatcaatctattgagtcgtctagcaacaagggagaggagagtgcatctacatacccttgtagatcgcgagcggaagcgttcaagagaacggggttgatggagtcgtactcgtcgtgatccaaatcaccgatgaccgagcgccgaacggacggcacatccgcgttcaacacacgtacggttgggagagacgtctccttcttcttgatccagcaaagagagaggagaggttgatggagaaccagcagcacgacggcgtggtggtggaagtagcgggatctcggcagggcttcgccaagcaccaacgagagggagagatgtcacggggggaagagggaggcgccagggacttggttgcgactgccctccctcccctccactatatataggggccagggcggggcgccggcccctctagatcccatctagatggggggcggcggccaagggggtggcttggcccccaagccaggtggaggcgccccccacccctagggtttctaggcgcaggaggaggcccatggggggtgcaccagcccaccaggggctgattcccttcccacttcagcccatggggccccctgagataggtggccccacccggtggacccccgggatccttccggtggtcccggtacaataccggtgacccccgaaacttttccggtggccgaaactggacttcctatatacaaatctttacctccggaccattccagaactcctcgtgacgcccaggatctcatccgggactccgaacaactttcgcgttaccgcatactaatatctctacaaccctagcgtcaccgaaccttaagtgtgtagaccctatgggttcgggaaccatgcagacatgaccgagacgactatccggccaatagccaacagcgggatctggatacccatgttggctcccacatattccacgatgatctcatcggatgaaccacgatgtcgaggattcaatcaatctcgtattcaattccctttgtcaatcggtacgttacttgcctgagattcgatagtcggtattccaatacctcgttcaatctcattaccggcaagtcactttactcgttccgtaacacatcatcccgtgaccaacccttagtcacattgagctcattacgatgatgttttaccgagtggccccagagatacctcttcgtcatgcggagtgacaaatcccagtctcgattcgtgccaacccaacagacactttcggagatacctgtagtgcacctttatagtcacccagttacgttgtgacatttggcacacccaaagtattcctacagtatctgggagttgcacaatctcatggtgtaaggaaaagatacttgacattagaaaagctctagcagacgaactacacgatcttgtgctatgcttaagattgggtcttgtccatcacatcattcttctaatgatgtgatcccgttatcaatgacatctaatgtccatagttaggaaaccatgactatatgttgatcaacgagctagtcaactagaggcttactagggacatgttgtggtctatatattcacacatgtattacgatttccggataacacaattatagcatgaacaatagacaattatcatgaacaaggaaatataataataaccattttattattgcctctagggcatatttccaacagtctcccacttgcactagagtcaataatctagttacattgtgatgaatcgaacacacatagagttctggtgttgatcatgttttgctcgaggaagaggcttagtcaacggatctgcgacattcaagtccgtatgcactttacaaatatctatgtctccattttgaacattttcacgaatggagttgaagtgacgcttgatatgcctggtcttcctgtgaaacctgggctccttggcaagggcaatagctccagtgtgtcacagaagagagtcatcgggcccgacgcattgggaataactcctaggtcggtaatgaactccttcactcagattgcttcttgtgctgcctccgaggctgccatgtactccgcttcacatgtagatcccgccacgacgctttgcttgcaactgcaccagctgactgccccaccattcaaaatatacacgtatccggtttgtgacttagagtcatccagatctgtgtcgaagctagcatcgacgtaaccctttacgatgagctcttcgtcacctccatagacgagaaacatatccttagtccttttcaggtacttcaggatattcttgaccgttgtccagtgttccatgccaggattactttgtaccttcctaccaaacttacggaaaggtttacatcaggcctggtacacagcatggcatacatgatagaccctatggccgaggcataggggacgacactcatcttttctctatcttctgccgtggtcgggcattgagctgtgctcaatctcataccttgtaatacaggcaagaaccccttcttggactgatccatattgaacttcttcaatatcttgtcaaggtatgtactttgtgaaagaccaatgaggcgtctcgatctatctctatagatcttgatgcctaatatataagcagcttctccaaggtccttaaatgaaaaacacttgttcaagtaggcctttatgctttccaagaattctatatcatttcccatcaatagtatgtcatccacatacaatatgagaaatgctaccgagctcccactcactttcttgtaaacgcaggtgaatggatcgatatggttgactagaggggggtgaataggcaactagaaatttttagcttttctttaacaatttaaactttgcatcaaagtaggttgtctagatatgcaactaggtgagcaacctatatgatgcaacaagcataggaacacaagcaagcaagtgatatgaaacaaataagcttgctcaagtaaaggcacgagataaccaagagtggagacggtggagacgaggatgtgttgccaaaattccttccctttgagaggaagtacgtctccattggagcggtgtggaggcacaatgctccccaagaagccactagggccaccgtattctcctcacgccctcacacaatgcgagatgtcgtgattccactattggtgcccttgaaggcggcgaccaaacctttacaaacaaggttggggctctctccataaCTTaactggaggctcccaacgaaaccacgaagcttcaccacaatggaatatggctccgaggtgacctcaaccgtctagggtgctcaaacacccaagagtaacaaaatccacacaagaaagtatgggggaagcaaatatcctttggtggaagtgtagatctaggtatcctccttcaatccctagcaaatcaacaagtttgagtggctagagagagagatcgggcaagagagcttgaagtgcatcaatggtggagtgagagaggtcaaaggtgagagtggtaggtgggagaagctcacTTATATAGTAACCCTcaattccaaccgttactgcgttttttgcactgcagtggtacaaccggtcctcgtcccggtacaaccgaGACTCACGATGTATCTGCAGatccctaccaagcggtacaaccagacaggcgggcggtagtaccggctaagaaaaataaccggactaaccgcctggccaccgcacaaccaccgcatcaaaacaggagcttgaccgaTACTTGGGCGGTGCCTCGCCGGAACAACTGCATGGCCTTGAtctcttgggcggctaagttctgagcggaagaaccgctcggaccaccggtggtaccggtcatcatggaacgaccggaccaaccgggccactaccgcccaagaaccgcatcaaaacagaagcgTGAGcagtacttgagcggtgcatggacggaaccacTGCCCCAGCatttgcagagcatggtggcggtaccaccgcccgaaggcagcggtacaaccgctcgagcaaagctggtgagcgacaagacccaacggtacaaccgctccagagagcggtacaaccgctgggcagaaacagtgagcaggaaGGATAGGGGAAGAGACAAGGAAAAACTCTCTCACACCTGAGGAAGACAAAGGAGGGGTGATGAACGTGTACGTGAAAAGATCCCCCCAGTGCtttctaatgaggattccctcttgatagtacgggttccctacgaccaaagagaataaaagcgtagaggacacgtcttcgatcttttcctacgagaggcaatagcaatccgatgtaagcctaagcatcgagaacctcaaACGTATAACACacgattagaccaacaaagggttgtcatcattatccaaaacataaagtagggaaatgccctttcaatctccccctttttggtggatgatgacaacaacacgatttgcaagagataagtcaatgaaatctaCACGGAACTTCCCCTGAATATGTGCCCCAATAGGAACTAGCTGTTAGAAAGCATGGGCACACTTTCAAgactagactccccctagattttgtTGACTCACCACTCTGACAATATAATGCTTAGAGTGCAATAATAACGATAATGACCGATGAACGGAAAGGTAACAGGAGTAACAAGTCTCACAAACATCAAGGAACGAAACAAGTCCATGAACAAAGACCAACACgagaaaacaagaaaaagaaaaacccatccccgagacctatagaaccctctccccctttggcatcaagacaccaaaaaggaaaagagcaaaGCTAGCATCCCAAAGCTCaggcgtcctcctctgactcctcggtcgcatctggatcctcatcatcagagtcgtcatcgtcgtcgtgatcagattcttccatggcattgtcagcTGTTGCAAATGAGGAGgatggctggggaggggcttcatcatcagtccaggtgctatgggtagatatccaacgctcctccggggtgatgctcttctcagagccactctgaaccagcatgttgaggtgcttcatcattgcaatttggcgacatcgtgcaagcttctcattgacatgtgcctcatacatcctcttctggatgtcagcctagagacaaaaggtcttcttcaccttggcagtgagtttggccacccacgaaggcttggcccctggctccagctcaacgtcctcatcgtcagaagtagcatagacatcctcaggagcatttgcagggaagcgaggctcggcatgcttcttcttcttaaggagcttgacctcatgaacagtgaggttgtctggagaagtgaggagctctccaggaTGACGAACAAcccacacagagttcagaaagcacatgaaaAACGGAGCATAGATTGGGACTTtacggtagatgaccatgttgtacatctcatgccacatccaatttgacacatcaaacgttgcccctgtccccaccatggtcttcatagcaaccatcaaatcaacCAGATAACCATGAATCCcatcttgattgcccaccttgggcaagagcacattgcggaacactcggtgcatgatgtcatagaccttctccaaatcctCGGATTCTCCTATAATCCCACGaccccgaatgtacagaggggcaagcttctccttaagCATGGACTCAGGAAAGTCATGAGgacgaatgccaccccttccttctaGACCGGTATCCtcatacccaatagcattgcagaatGCCCTCCAGGGAATGTGAAACAATTCATCACGacacatgaaggtgagagtgcgcgcatcatcttccccaaaatgaactgtggcatagaactgatggatgagttgaacatcaaagtcacagttgactgacatgagcttgacaagatcaaactcctcgcagagagccaacgcctcaccaaaatactccatgttgttcctccaatggtcaagatcaattgtccactgcttggcatatctgttcttgttgtgctcaaagagttcatgaacaatccgcacttgcatctcattccggaactgaacggtggtccaacggggagcaatgggaacctcatacggattctttgatcggaaggcttcccaatccttggctttccaacgatgCAACGACATAACCACACGTTGCTTAGCAGCTGCAGACTTTTCACGACGAGtaggcttggtgggaatcacaacttcttcttcatcatcagacacaaccgggcgcaaggtccttcatgccctcttcttggtcttgcgaggagcagagcgagaactagagcccCCTGAACACACACACGAAAAAGCACACAAAACCCAGCAAGAATGAGAGGATTGCACACACCAGCAGAAAAGGAACATGTTGCGGCATCAGAGAAGATAGAACAGTGCTGGGTGGTTGATATACTCCGGTTGTACCGGTTCCTCCGccagtagtaccgctccagcggttgtaccgcccgtaggggcggtagaaccgctgacagtggcactaccagggGAGATAGGTCTAACCGAGGCATACTaatcacacaagtaatattccAAATTCTAAGTGTTGCAAACAAGATAGGAGGCAAACAAAGATCTCTTCTACTCCATAGATCAAACACTAATCGCGGAAAGTTAAGTAATGCCCTAGACAAAGGAAGAACCCTAGAAAGATCTAGGGGCAAAGAACATgaggcattaccaccatccatgggaagagatcgggagGCTTCCACGGAGAGAATCCACGAAGAGCCCAAGGATCCGAAGTGCGAGATGCACTCCGGGGCAGGGGCAAAGAGGGCCGGCGGCTAGGGCACAGAGAAGAGGAACAAGGGCGAATGGAAAAAGAAGACCCTTCAGCCCCGTTGAGTATATATAGGCCCGTAGACACGCCCCGGTAGAACCGCTcaggggagcggttgtaccgctcgtctggTACAGACCGGTGGTTGGAGACAATACTTCCAGTGCTTggaaggcagcggtagtaccgcccagagtCCACCGGTAGTACTGGACGTAGGTTACCATGGGTTTGAGCGGTGGAACCGCCCAAACACCGAATGGAGTCCCATTGGGACGGCACAACCAGGTACCAACGGTAGAACCGCCCGTGATCCCGGTTGTACTGCCCGACCACCTATGCCcaagccaagatcaaatgagtgcaatCCGAAGGGGGGAAGAAAGAGCAGAAACAGGAGAGAAGCAACACCCTAGGAGAACCCAACGCAAAGAGCAAAGAAAGAACGAGAGAAAACAACACGAGAACAAAAGGCTAACTCCAACCTCCCCGagagaggacggtggccgaggccacctatgtttgagtcaattggtatggcaccgcgaagaattatccttgggtccatgaccaaaactcgtatttgaagcacaagtaccatcaaacatggctaatgtgaaagacttgatcaatttatgcataatggggggagggagagttcattgagagaacatcaccccccctatgtccatgcctacatctaaacaagacaacatgtTGAGtacggtggggtgtgcaagggttcaagcaacattgctcgaatcaatgacatttagctcatgccttaactcacgaaatcttgcttcatccaagggcttcctgaagatatctgcaaggttatcatgagtgttgacatagttgagctcgatctctcctcgcctaatgtgatcccggatgaagtgataccggatctcaatatgcttcgtcttgaagtgttgcaccgggttgagagagatcttgatggcactttcattatcacaccaaagaggcactttgtcacaaatgacaccgtaatcctttaaagtttgcctcgtccataagagttgtgcacaacaactcccggctgcaacatactccgcctcggtggatgagagagacacacaatgttgttttttggaagaccaacttaccaaagagcaaccaaggaattggcaccctccggaagtggacttcctatccactttgtctcccgcccaatcggaatccgagtaccctacaagcttgaagtttgatcctcttggataccataagccaaagtttggggtatgagccaaatatcgaaagattcgtttgaccgccacatagtgactttccttaggtgcggcttgaaaccgtgcacaaattcccacactcaacatgatatccggtctagatgcacaaaggtaaagcaaggatccaatcatggagcgatataccttttgatccaccactttactattgggatctaagtcaagttggcacttggtgggcattggagtggaagccggcttgatgtCACTTagtttgaatctcttgagcatgtcttgagtgtatttggattgattgatgaaggttccttctcttctttgcttcacttcgaaccctagaaagaacttcaactctcccatggaggacatctcgaactttgaggtcatgagagcggcaaattcctcattgaaagctttgttaggtgaaccaaagataatatcatcaacatataattggcacacaaacaactcccctttgaccttcttagtaaaaagagtgggggcgattagcccaacttcaaaaccacggtcttctaacaactcggtaaggtggtcataccacgcacgtggggcttgtttaaggccatagagtgccttatcgagttgatacacatgatcgggaatgtagggatcctcgaacccagggggttgcttgacgtaaaccaa
This window harbors:
- the LOC119351846 gene encoding oleosin 16 kDa-like — its product is MAADHHRDRGVLGGGGAFGDRSGHGGYGGDHHEQQQQKQPAMMCALKAATAATAAGSLLVLSGLILAGTVIALTVATPVLVIFSPVLVPAAIALALMSAGFVTSGGLGVAALSVFSWMYKYLTGKHPPGADQLDHAKARLASKARDIKDAAQTRIDQAQGA